In Pieris napi chromosome 8, ilPieNapi1.2, whole genome shotgun sequence, the genomic stretch cctcttgggtcgtgGGCCCGTGGTATTTTGCCAGCACAGCCACCCTATTGTTGCACCACTGCACCCAACATTCACTACTGTATGTACGGTAGGAAACGTTGAACTCatctagattaaaaaaaatatgcttgacgtgtaaaagtgtttgtacaaacctacttacagaaataaatcattgtCGGGTTACGCCCCTTTTTACGCCTAGTCGAGTTTCGTTTGAGATATCTTGGCTTCACATGAATACAACGCTccatttactttatttatttctctttgTATATCATCATTTCCATCTGGACaagttttatacaaaataaaacagtggCACTACAGCCTTTTTAggtcagggcctcagatttctgaatctgtttcatgatcatttttaaatgtaatgtgacacaccgtcgactttttgggtctaagacatgtcggttttttcacgatgttttctttcacctttcgagcgaatgttaaatgaaagGATAGattgaaagaaagtccattagtgcacagccagggatcgaacctacgaccttagggatgagagtcgcacgctgaagccactgggccaacactgctctataaaTCGGACATGTTTTATAGTGGGAAAATATCAAACGtaaattcttcatttattcTGCCcgctctcaaatcaagagcgtaAAATGGACAAGAACTTTCCATGACTCGTTTTAATCGAAAAGTTCGATTTAGAAGTTGGTTTTGGAGCAATCATCCATATGACATCTTGAAGTAATAAAGAGACCACTTCATCACTTCAATCCCCTAATATCATTTCATTGTTCATTTCCTATGACCCTGAACTTTGTTAATTCGGTCGGCGGTTCAAGTCCAAGTATGTATGCGCCTATGAGAAGAATTTTTTGAAGTATTAGGTTACTTTACATGCCTTTTTTCGTTGTTTgtagttattaatttatttatttgcttatcaGTATACCTATAGCtacttattatacaatatctacattatacacaaaagccaaaaattatatataataataaatatccagCAGTGACGATAGAAAGCCAAAAATGTGTGTAGGTGGATATAAAACTGGATGATGCAGGAGTAGCACTAAGTGCGTATAGAGTacatataattgtttattaaaacctaaaccctattgcaatacttattcgttgtcacaagctctggggtcaccggtactatctaccaggcgccaacttaaatctttacagagcgcctgtgcacttgaaacccacggcccaagagtctttactccaaagagaacaaaatgggaggaaagactcttaaatttgagccgtttattataaaacatattagaTTTTGACGTACACGAGTCCTTGAATCTTGAGAGACTCTGAATCTTTATTTTCCTGGTAGGTATTAAAAGCAatgagaatgtaagtgcgtgctactatttcaccatgcctcctgctgatagaggacaaatatttgtttttaatttattacttaagatggcatgtggaacatggtgtaatggttgcagctccttacaaacgttgtgtaaaacaaaaaacttggcgattaaaaggaGTGCCGGAGAGttcattgccagttcttctcttccgttctacgcccttgatttgagaactggcagtaaatgtaaaataagaagcatttattattttttgacgttcataagtgtacattgtgctacctatatgaataaaagatttttggaggggtaccgggttcgattcccggttcgagggcaagttttaatttaatttaaatttgttgtcggcctttgggacggttgtgcggtaccgggcgagtgcttaaaccgtacatggaggacacggccGAATTTCGAAGGCAAGCACGAAttgtaaaaatcttatacttgacgcttactaatgcacaaaccctgccagagccataaaaaaaaagatttttgactttgactttgtaaTATATAGCATTAAGGTACTTACGATTTTTAAAtagcatattattattaatcctGTACGAATGggtaaacaaaaacaacacttagaacttataattttcatttttattgaactagcTAGACACACAACACACACAGCTAAACAATGCTcacttaaaaatgtttttaaataaagtatttttcgtTATCACATGTGTTAAGGCAAAGCGTTTTCTCTCGATATTGTCACAAATATGTaatctaatattaataatgtttgttcccatactcctccgaaacggctcaaccgattcttatgaaaatatatgcaaattcagtaagtctgataATTGGCTATTATCTTTCAAACGCTTCCGTGATAAGGGTTGTACACcccaaacaatttttttttaatttatagacaattttttttgtttttatttttttatgatacaacatataaaaatacatacaactcttaattttcacccctctacgatcaactcctatttttattatagcagatagttattttcattgaactaaaacaatgtgtcttagaaataatatacatggcaaaacaacgtttttcgggtcagctagtaattttataaaaattacaattctttggtaaaataaataaattgcgataaatttttaataatcatgtCATATCTTTACATTGGCTTTTTTCGTTTTTCTCTgtgtttaaattagttttataagttACCAGTTGTCTTTCTgaatatttacatttcattaaaatgatcttttgtattattaattaagtttcacactttttttatactttttctgTTTTCTTCAATTAGGAATGCCTAGAAATGATCGTAAAGTAGCGGTAACTAAGCAATTTCTTaagttaattataacaatattatttaattattatgcaaAAGAGTGTAaagaactaataataaataaaatacattagtATCTTACTTATTAGTATCATGTGTATTCTTTCCATTTCAAAGACATACGTACATATACAGTATGTATGTGTGGAATGGAAAGAATACCCTAAGTTTAGACAAATTACTTTTTGCTTTACAAatagaaaacaatataatttggATATACCACAGtcaatataactaaaactttttttaaaataatatacagcatataattaattatggcGGATATTTGTTATAGACACGTCGCCTTAACTAGCCACAAAACTCCAGTGTCACACTATGACCTTCCAATTTCGTTATCAATATTGTTGAACTTTTGGTAagtatattttcctatacattttagatatgttaaattatttataagaactTAATTTGCAAACCTTATAAAAGACTTCATTATTTTATCCCACCCTAAGCTCTCTAAAAATCCTGATAGGCATTTTAACTGAAGGGCCAAGGTAAgagccctctgacattgaaagtgtccatgggcggaggtatgacttaacatcaagtgagccgcctgcccgtttgcgcccagttctataaaaaaatatgacaagTTAATTGCTGAGGTGCAGTTATTTGCTTCATCAATACCAAGAAGAAGCCACTACTAGGCCTATACATCATGTACAGtgtagtggtttcagcgtgggACTCTCATCTCAGAAGTTCGAACCCCGCCTGTACACGAATAAACTTCCTGACTAAGTGCGCATTTATCACATGCCGCATGCAATACAAATACGaaacacagaaatctgaggcccagacctaatagttgtagcaccactgccctgcgattctgtaactcacttcataaaatgactgcttcacgactgatttgagagagaccgccgatgcgaaaaccgctgtgtgagttcgtgaagtgagttacaggatcgcagggctggtattttataaattctaattaattGTACTTCTTGTATAATCACTTCaagaaattacaatattttactggtcatattttgaattaataatatcgaTATGTAATGATCTAAGTGATCCAATCGATTAATATTTACACTTCTCATTATTCTCTGATAGCTGGTGAAGCTTTTAAGACGCACATGGCAACACTAATTAGACCAGAAAGAAACGTTTCAATTGTCTAAAAACAGATAACTTCGAACGGCgttttttaaaatcacacaacacacacatacatacacactTTCATGTTGcccaattataattatataatatacaagatggtggtaaaacatttcttttgtgaatattttaaagaggATTCTGTATATTTTCAGTGGGAGATTCTATAACCACTTCAGTGACTTGGTTCACGAAGGTAAGTCCACTGTTCTGCTTTAACCTCTTGATCATGTTCCACACCAAACACAGCATATACACATGGAgaactgaaaataaaaattacatttcacaGCTTAACAGAACCTTTCGCCACAGAGGCAGTCTTTTTattcagtattttttattttattttgttttattcgaTAGAAGAGCATTATTCTACGCATTCCGTCAACACAGGAACTAAAATGAAGGAAAAAAAAGTgataataagttttataaaaagattatagtattttaatttgaggGTTATTAACATAATCAGAGTATTGTTGGTCAAGTGGTTTCAACGTGCCACTTTCATCtgggtcgtaggtttgatcccaggatgtgcaccaatggacttactGTTGACACTCGTTCGTACAGTGAACgaaaacatcttgaggaaaccgacatgcattagacccaaaaccTATGACGTGTGTCAGTCTCTAAAGAATTAAAGATCTGGAGATCTACtaacttattaattttgttattgagAAACAGATCCAGAAATCAAATATTTGGATCTGAAAATTTGCTTCACTGATCCAATAATTGGATAAATTTAATGGGCGTTCGAATCTCCGTTTTGCAGCAATTACTTTTGTACCACGATAAACACTTGCTAAATTGTGAGTTCACCGACATGTCTTTGATTCAAAACCTACGCCGTGTGTCAGTCTCAGAaggctgccctgcgattctgtaactcacttcactgatgaagtgaagtgagttacagaatcgcagggcagatcttaaaaaaaagtgcgtgcgtacaaagtacacgtcagaagtgaaacttctttggcaaactaatttttaagtcttgttcatatttagacaaatctaaaactttagatttccgagacttagagggagagAAAAAGGAAGGTAAGTTAggaattcaattaattttactgtcattaaaatattaatagtgtcgaaaattaatacaaattatatttttttttaatttataataaaaccgtggcatattttttatttttattagcatgcataaaatataaaatactaatatttcataaattctctttacgaattttaattttaaatattctataagGTAATACGCCcgtctcactctctctcaatcggtgtCAATCTCTCTCTCCCTTATCTTTTACGTTTGCGTAAAAATTGCATGAGGGTagcgctaaagaagtttcacttcaaaaatatggAAAAGCCAATACACAGGAAAATATCAAGATGTCGAGTAGGTATTTTGGTACTTACTTAAAGCAAAAACAATGAATGTGATTTCTATAATCACATTATATAGGTCTCTATTAAATAAGTCgtagttaattataaacatcgtgaggaaggTAGCCAGTGTAGTGGTCACGCCGTAGTAGAAATATATGGTTAGAAGACGAACCCGTTTCtgaaaagtaatacaaaaacacggaatgtgaaaataataattatgatttgaAATTATGATAACAAACGAATGGACGCCCCACTTGGAGAGcatgaaaggccggcaacgcacttgcgagccttttggaaatgttagtgtccatgggcggcggtatcactaattatcagatgagcctcccgCCCGTTTCCATACTACTACATAAAATTACTGATTCTTAAACCTAAGATGATAAACACGAACTCTATGCacttactatattttattataacagtGTTGGCGTAGCAGGCAGTGctgtggcgtaactataccatctggggcccgtggccaATTCCCTATCattaaaaatcgtcacgttgtactcagtttaattttaataaacttcgagattttagCGTACTCAATTATACGTTGTAtaatgtcccactaatggccataggcctcctctcttaggcgagagggaatggtctgtagtcccactagcccaatgcgtattggagacttcacattcatccatagaacataacatctcttgggcaggggccctcttggttcgggggcccgtggcattttgccagccctgccaccctagtGTTACGCCACTGGTAGCAGAATGAGCGggtctcatccctgaggtcataggttcaaACCCCAGCTTTGTATGTCCTCATTTAACACCAGCTCAAACAACGTGAGGAAATTGACATGCCTTATCCTGAAATCGCTGgatatactaataaaataaatggaaGGAAATTTATTGTACTTTGGTAACCATCGCGACTTACCTTTGTAACCGAATTTAAATTCGaatctttttgaagttatacttctttaggcgcgttatgaaaaattgatgag encodes the following:
- the LOC125051972 gene encoding uncharacterized protein LOC125051972 isoform X2, whose protein sequence is MRIELPEMRRCCFCFPLRRGVLAYGYVCLLFTLFCLWLEIYLGYDDLTGMTLVAYHGNSFFTRAWLAILLYIIDLVFTIIMLVGAHMKRVRLLTIYFYYGVTTTLATFLTMFIINYDLFNRDLYNVIIEITFIVFALILHVYMLCLVWNMIKRLKQNSGLTFVNQVTEVVIESPTENIQNPL